In one window of Bemisia tabaci chromosome 4, PGI_BMITA_v3 DNA:
- the LOC109034412 gene encoding uncharacterized protein isoform X2, with protein sequence MLIGSRPMKYASESHSVDGDVVKKKWTGLRDVFRREWKHIYAARVSSGDGTVSLHKKSTWPYLENMLFLAPQMVFHEPVENQEIKEELDDSMGSYPDELPFEAQFEEGSYESLKIDEPAKPQGGPVPIMAAGTATAASGASASTQAPPEVQKSPADLHRILEEARDAGLPVAISRSPFKRPPFADAYCVEVEEKRARYLESSDSDQQFLMSLLPFLKAIPGNRKMSVRMRLQQVFLEEEERASQNHPPVTTLEHRKSATTTSVPSSTWVSSNSVSSPTVD encoded by the exons atgcttataggttcgCGACCAATGAAGTATGCCTCAGAAAGTCATAgtgtagacg GTGACGTGGTGAAGAAGAAATGGACGGGCCTCCGCGACGTGTTCCGGCGAGAGTGGAAGCACATCTACGCGGCCCGCGTGAGCAGCGGCGACGGAACGGTGAGCTTGCACAAGAAGAGCACGTGGCCATACCTGGAGAACATGCTCTTCCTGGCGCCACAGATGGTCTTCCACGAGCCGGTCGAGAACCAGGAGATCAAAGAGGAACTCGACGATTCCATGGGCTCCTACCCAGATGAGCTACCGTTCGAGGCCCAGTTCGAGGAGGGTTCCTACGAGTCCCTCAAGATCGACGAGCCTGCCAAGCCGCAGGGCGGCCCCGTCCCGATCATGGCCGCTGGCACTGCCACCGCCGCTTCCGGAGCCTCCGCCTCAACCCAGGCCCCGCCGGAGGTCCAGAAAAGCCCCGCCGATCTCCACAGGATCCTCGAGGAAGCTCGCGATGCCGGCCTTCCCGTCGCCATCTCCAGATCTCCTTTCAAGCGACCGCCGTTCGCTGATGCCTACTGCGTCGAGGTTGAGGAGAAAAGAGCCAG GTACCTGGAGAGCAGCGACAGCGACCAACAGTTTCTAATGAGCTTACTGCCATTCCTGAAAGCAATTCCCGGGAATCGGAAGATGAGCGTTCGCATGAGACTTCAGCAGGTTTTCCTAGAGGAGGAAGAGCGCGCCAGTCAAAACCATCCCCCGGTGACAACCCTGGAACATCGAAAAAGTGCCACCACCACATCAGTCCCGTCCTCCACTTGGGTCTCATCCAATAGCGTCAGCTCACCCACTGTCGACTAG
- the LOC109034412 gene encoding uncharacterized protein isoform X1 — translation MDKEKLIRVVRSKKPLWDRSNKFFRNRDHTKELWKEVAEEMDEPCDVVKKKWTGLRDVFRREWKHIYAARVSSGDGTVSLHKKSTWPYLENMLFLAPQMVFHEPVENQEIKEELDDSMGSYPDELPFEAQFEEGSYESLKIDEPAKPQGGPVPIMAAGTATAASGASASTQAPPEVQKSPADLHRILEEARDAGLPVAISRSPFKRPPFADAYCVEVEEKRARYLESSDSDQQFLMSLLPFLKAIPGNRKMSVRMRLQQVFLEEEERASQNHPPVTTLEHRKSATTTSVPSSTWVSSNSVSSPTVD, via the exons ATGGACAAAGAGAAACTCATCCGCGTGGTCCGCTCCAAGAAGCCACTCTGGGACCGCAGCAATAAATTCTTCCGAAACCGCGACCACACTAAGGAGCTATGGAAGGAAGTCGCCGAGGAAATGGACGAGCCTT GTGACGTGGTGAAGAAGAAATGGACGGGCCTCCGCGACGTGTTCCGGCGAGAGTGGAAGCACATCTACGCGGCCCGCGTGAGCAGCGGCGACGGAACGGTGAGCTTGCACAAGAAGAGCACGTGGCCATACCTGGAGAACATGCTCTTCCTGGCGCCACAGATGGTCTTCCACGAGCCGGTCGAGAACCAGGAGATCAAAGAGGAACTCGACGATTCCATGGGCTCCTACCCAGATGAGCTACCGTTCGAGGCCCAGTTCGAGGAGGGTTCCTACGAGTCCCTCAAGATCGACGAGCCTGCCAAGCCGCAGGGCGGCCCCGTCCCGATCATGGCCGCTGGCACTGCCACCGCCGCTTCCGGAGCCTCCGCCTCAACCCAGGCCCCGCCGGAGGTCCAGAAAAGCCCCGCCGATCTCCACAGGATCCTCGAGGAAGCTCGCGATGCCGGCCTTCCCGTCGCCATCTCCAGATCTCCTTTCAAGCGACCGCCGTTCGCTGATGCCTACTGCGTCGAGGTTGAGGAGAAAAGAGCCAG GTACCTGGAGAGCAGCGACAGCGACCAACAGTTTCTAATGAGCTTACTGCCATTCCTGAAAGCAATTCCCGGGAATCGGAAGATGAGCGTTCGCATGAGACTTCAGCAGGTTTTCCTAGAGGAGGAAGAGCGCGCCAGTCAAAACCATCCCCCGGTGACAACCCTGGAACATCGAAAAAGTGCCACCACCACATCAGTCCCGTCCTCCACTTGGGTCTCATCCAATAGCGTCAGCTCACCCACTGTCGACTAG